One Babesia bigemina genome assembly Bbig001, chromosome : V genomic window, CGTAATTATAAATTAGCATAAGTGAATCGCCAGGACTGTTTTAAGTCGGTATGCAAACTAGACCGAGTATATTTGTGTGTATGTGTGTATTATGCCCATTTATATACGTTGGAATCCTTATGCTTTCACATAGTTGCACAAAAACGACTCGCAATGTAACGCACCTACACAGAGTTAATATCGCTGCCTGCCCTTATGGAACTAGAGATGCCAATCGTATTGCCCAGTTAAATTTAACGCCGAGATATAAGTATACGTCTATTGAGACAGCATTTGGCGCCTTTGGAAAAAGGGCTTCTCCGAACGTAGGGACACAACTCGGAATATCACAGACGCGACTCCCTAACAAGTGCAACGCTGCAACGTGCAGCGAGTCTGTAGAAACTATGTCGGGGACTGAGGGATCTGTTGAAGGCATTAAGCTAACGGAATCGGTAGTCATTGTCGCTGACCTCTACCGCGGTGGAACCAGTAACAAGGACGGGCAAAATATTACCATAGAAATCACGAAAGAAGAAGAAGCTCTGTTCAACCTTTTGAAAGGATGTGCTGTTTCTAATGGTTTAAATATGGGTATGTACAAATGTAATAGTGAAATACCCCACGCAGATTTTAGAGTTGCAGGTGGTTGGGTGAGAGACAAGCTCCTGAAAGTCGAGAGCAAGGATATAGACATTGCATTAGAACACCTAACTGGTGTTGAGTTTTGTAACTATCTCAACGCATTCACCGAAAAGCATATGGGATTTCACAAAACCGTGGGTGTGGTGAAGCGTAGGCCGGAACAATCGAAGCATCTAGAAACTGCGACTCTCTCCATCCTTGGATTGAATGTTGATTTTGTTAATCTGAGAAGTGAGGATTATGCAGATGACAGTAGGATACCAATCATGAGGATAGGGTCTCCGTTAGAAGATGCAATGCGCAGGGACTTCACAATCAACTCGCTGTTCTATAACATTTCAAAAAATGCAATCGAAGATTACACCGGCAAGGGTATTGATGACCTGAAATCGCAAATAATACGGACGTGCTCTCCTGCATTTGGTACCTTCATGGATGATCCTTTAAGAGTTATCAGAGCGGCTCGATTCAGCGCCAGACTGGGGTACGCAttggacgaggaaatctgGAATGCCAGTTCACACCCGTCGATTTTGAATCAGTTGGCTAACAAAGTAAGTTACATATATATCTAATCCCATATGCCTGAAATAAGGTGGCCAAGCCAAGAATCGCTCAAGAACTCGATGATATGCTCACCAGAGGGGATGTTGCGAAAGCCTTCGAAACCATGAACCATTGGGGTGTATTGCCGCACTTGGTAAGGGAACACCAATGTATGTTGTCTGGTTGTTTTTTCTAATAACGCAGGTGACCTGCCAAGTGATCAGCAAATCAGTGTTGGATGTAAAACCATGGCGTTGGTGAGAGATTGCCTCCGAATCATTGGCTGGGATAATATAAATCGCAAGTTCCTATATCTTTCTGCTTTTTGCTTTCCCCTCAGCAGTATGTTAACATATACGATTCACAAGCTGAACCAGATGAGCCGCCAGTTGGGAAGTGTAGCTACATAGAACACGTTATTAAGTGTCGTCTCAAACTTCCTAACAAACTAGCATCTGGGTATATTGAATGATGAACGTTATATATGATTGCAGGGCTAAAACAATTGTGGATGGAAGCGAGGAGTTTGCTGCGCTGGTTAATGGCCTACCCTCAAACACGGAAGAAGTGCGAGAAAGGATAGGGATTGCGATACGCCACATAGGACCATTGTGGATGGTTAGATTGTGTGTTGAGAAACCATAGTTCGGCAGGAAGCGTTATTGCTCTGTATGGCAAATGAGGCATCCGATGGCGATCTTCATGAGCTGAAAGACAAGTATGAAGATCTTGTTGCAACAATTAATCAGCTTGGTCTTCAAAATGCATACTCATTGAAGGCACCAATCACTGGGGAAGAGGTAACTTGGTTCTATGCTTTACATAGTGTCGCAGTTAATCAACCTTATACCAGGGCTGACTCGGGGGCCCTATTTCAAAGAAGCACTTGAGCTTCAAATACGGTTGCTCTTAAGGTCGCCCCATATCAGTAAACAAGAACTATTGCAAAGAGTCACACAGATTATCAAGGACGAAATGTAGCCGGTCTTATAGACGTCACACTTCCATTGTGTATTGTTGAACGCTCTGTTCCCACGCTCGCAGCTTCGATGCATTCTCTTCTGTCGGTTCCATACACAATGCAGTATTGCAAAACGGAACTAGATTGCGAATTTTGTGCATCCTTCCACTGTTCACTATATAATGCTGTAAGGTGTCCATATCTGTGGTAGAAATATATATGTAGCGACCTCGTTCATCCAAAAGGCCAAACAGGTGACCTTGGGCCTCCAACTGGTCTAAACGGTTCACGACTTCGTTCTGTTGCAAATCGAACTTTGCGGAGAGCTCGACGAGGTTGGTGACTTTTTTCCAAATAACGAAATTTATGAAGTCTTCAACATTGAACTGTTTACACTGTTGCTCGTGCCCTTCCGTCTCTACGACAAACGACGATACGATGTTTCTGTAGGCCTCATATGCGCGATCTGCACGCTTTAATTCCTGTGGTGTGTGTTCGCTTTCATATCGTTTTACTTACATCTTCATGTAGTTGTCTTTCTTTCTCTTCCCTTCGTTGTTGATAAATATCCTCACGTTCTTGCTTTTTTTGGTCTCTTTCTTTGCGCTCCTCATCTCTTATAGCCCTTTGCCGACGTTTTGCTTCTTTCAGCTCTTGTTTCTTCAGCTGCTTCGCAGTTAAGGATCTGCTGTGCTGTTCTGTATCGGTAGGTAAGGACGCATTGGATGCCTCCGTTTGTTCACCCACGATCTCTGATGTGCATATTCCTCTACGGGAAATATGTCAACAATAGTCGTAAACTTACCCAGTGTAATAGATATAGGCTATTATAAGCACAAACAACGATATTACGATGCCACAAATTGCTAACGAAACCGGAGGTCCAGAATCGTCATCCATTTCTCCAATAGTTAAATAAATGTGTGTCTCGTTCGTCTTGTTACATTTTTTTATTCATGTGTTCTCGTCTCAGTGGGGAAACGAATATAAATCATAGGATTGTAAATAATAAAAAGCTCATGGCAGTTGAACCGTCCGGAGTAGTCGGAAATTTCCGAGATTTCCCCCCCTTGTACACGGAACAAGTAAGTATGCAACAATCATATAGGTTGACAATTTCGCAGATTAACGATGCCACGCTATCTAAGCAGCTGGAGGTCTGGGAAGGTCTCATATGTTGGCAATTTAACTCAAATGGATTACACATTATTAATTCAAATATTATGGATGTTTACCCATTTAGCAATACAAAAATTAATCGAAGGGTGAGCCGAGATTTCATGGTTCTAATCGCGCAGCACATGGTTGAACGTGGTTTCGGATTCTATTTGCATTCTATCACGGAATTCTGCAAACTTAATGATTGTAGTGTTTGGGGTGCACTTTGTTTCGGAAAGACGGGAAAAAGTAATAAGGTCAGAAGTCTTCACGAACAAGAGTACCAAAAAATCATTTCGAAGGCAAAAAACGGCGGGTCATTAGTGGAAAATCTTAAAGAGAGACGCAAATATATGGTAACTAACACCATTGCAGTCGGTGTTTTTGGCAAGACAATAGATGAAACCGCGGAGGAAGTGTTATGCTACTTAAAACTACAACTGTCCGGAAACCAGGTTGAAACGCCATATTATTTATTTTACGCAGAAAGGGAATCTACCAGACAGTTTAGATCGTGGCCGGAAGAACACGTTGCATTTATCATCTCCACATTGGCAACACAGAAGCGAATTGTCGTTACCGCGAACGAAACTGTTTATTGTAAAAATCTCAACAGCAAAGAATTAGGCGTGCAGGTCATTTAGTTTTAAACACTGAGGCATACACGAACTAAACAATCCCCAATTAGAATGGTTTCCTACACACTCTGCCTGATGAATGTTGTACTCACATCAGAAGACGACACAAAGCGTAGTCACATTGAATTTAAACATGAGAATCGTGCAGAGAGCCTTAAGTAGCTGAGTCCTCAGACTGATAACAACATGATACATCCGCGATGATGGACATGAGGATTTGTGTCTGACGCGTTGGCTGGCGGCACATCCCACCTCTCCGCGAGCAATGAAGTCTGTTCTACCAAATTGCAGTATGCGACTGGAATATATTTGGCTTTTCATGGAACTGTTCGAGAGGTAAAAAAAAAGTAATAGACGGTAAGTAAATGGTGATGCTTATTGTAGGAGCCAATGTGAAACATATGCCGCATATAGGATCACAATCACGGAACCATGTTTCATTTTAACCGCTACTTATCAGTACATAATAAATCCGTTAGTAGCTCTTACTACGCCCTTAATAGGTGTGTACGACCTTATCGTGTGTTGGTCATGCCTCGGTGCCGCTACCACGTGCTCAGTGTGTACTGAAACCTCGCTTATGTGTACGATATTTTTCGTTCTCCAAGTGATGTGTGTAGACAGTCTGCGAAACAGGAGGTGAGATCAGAGATGGTAGCGTAGTTGCCCAAAAACGGCCGTGCAATGATCCGAAATCCTGCCACGTCTCGAGGTCTACGGGTATACTACTTTTCGTTTACGATTTGTCTTAACACCTCCGGGGTATTAATTTCCTGTGGGGTGCAATTATACTCAAGTCACGCGCTAGACCAACATAGCGTCGAATTCTACCGTACACATCTCATGTAACGTACAATTTTCCCACATTTAACGATGGATTAAGTAGCGAAATAGTGTATTCGCTGTGTTAGGTTAGACCGATTATTACCGTTTTGCTGGCCCGTGAACCTAATAGGTGGGAGGATCGTAGCAGAAGGCTTCTTACATCGCACAATCCATTGATGCAACACTTTCACTCAGGTTGCGTACAATTAATGAGGATACATTGGAAAGCTATTTTCTAGATGCCGTTAGTGAACTACAATCGTAGACGCGTGTGTAAGAATACCGGATTTGTTAATGGAGATTTGTGGATGATTTGTTGTTAAACAGTTCTGTAAATGGTCTATAGGAGGATATGGCACTGAATTTCAATCTTTCTGGCTTACTATGCTGCTAGCGTTTCTCTTGTCTCTGTGGATCCCGACAGTTCATCATATCTGCTCAGAACTGAATTCTTACAATACATATTATATTCCTATAATGTCAACTCAAGTTACGGCGACCGTTCTGTGCCTATTTTGTGCATTTGTCAGTTTGTTTATTGCAAACATAGCCATCGCATGGTACCTGGCTTATTGGATGAATTACAAGCTTGATTTCGTACTAAACTATGTTGGAAACGCTTGTTTCTTCGTGGGTTGCGCGTGTTTTGTCGTTATACCATTTCtgacgccgccgccagttGCGGATATATCAAAAAGTGCGTGACAAGATAGCGGCATGTGCTCCCCTGTGTGAATAACTAGGCCCATGCTGCCGATAAACCTAGGAGTGTCGGATAACACCAACTTAATAGGTATGTAGTTCATGGGACAAAACTCTGGCAATCTACATCGACGTCAGATATGTGGAGTATCATGGTCGTCCATTTAGTAAGGTCGCATAATACGTATTCTACGATGCCTTAGTTGGTAAACAAGACTGCGCAGAAGGAATTATATGTGCGTATAACATACAGCTTAATGTTGTAGCATAGAAATATCTTTTTTAATTTGCTACTATATCTTCTCTCGCTCTTTCTGTCTAGTGCTAAAACCGGGTGAGTATGACTAATGGCACTTCTCGTCTTTACTAACGAATTAATCCCCGTCCACAAACGGCTGTGTTTGCGAATTCCACGTTGTACTGTTGTGTGATGTCATTCTTATCATCCACGGTGCTATCCATTCTAAATGGGCACTAGGGCAACAGATGGCGGTAATCTCCATCAGGCTGTCTTCGTAGGTGATTGTGAACACGTTCTTCCGTCCACCAGTACTATGTCTAGCCGGTTGTATTCCTTCATCTTCCGAGTCCTGACCGTTttgtcgtacgcgatccaTCCGTATTTTCCACGCACTTCATTCTCCATCTTGTGGGCGTCTACCATCTACTTATGCAGTCGTATTTGCTTCCCAAATACTGAGCGGATAGTTTTAGCTACTTCGTTGCACATATTCGTATATTCTATGTGTGGCATTTTCGGCTACTTGATTGCAAGGCGGtccacgttcttgccgttgttgcatcttAGGCCTTTTGGCAACGATGGCATCCATTGCAGATACTTGTCCTGTAGTTGTGTGGATTTCGGTTCTTTCTACAGACTGATGATGCCTCGATGTTTGGCCTGGGTCCCCACGCTTGGCAAACAGAACCGTACGTGTTGATTTTGCCTGCTTTCTGTTGCGCAGTCATTTGTTTGGGGTCATCGCGATGTCTTTTGGCTCTCCCCCATGATCTCTATGCTAGTTAGGTGACGTGTGGTTGTTACGGTTGTCGAAGCGCAAGCTACGCAACAATGTCCATCTCAACATCTATACTTGCAACAACCGCAACGCTCCCTATTGCACACCACACTAGTACACTACATGCAACGTAATTGCCGTGCTGCTACATCACCACTAACAGCACTATGAGAGCAGCAGGGCTGTATCAAATTACACCACCCCCGGCTGTGCTTCGGCGTCATAAATACGCAGCAACTATGTTGATTGGTTATCTTACGACGAGCATTAATAAATTCTGTTCCACGCGTGAGCGAGTgcttcgtcgtcgaagtaaTCGATGTCGTACAGCGAAGGCATCTTCGTGCCGTCCGTGAGTAACGCCTTGACATCGATGACGTGAGATCCCCTGGAGCGCAGGAAGTGAGATTGTATGCGCAGCAAGTCCAGGCGGTATAGCGCCGTGTGGGCGAACAAGAGGAATGCGGTGGACCACAGCGTGATGACCGTGTAGATGAATGGCCACCGAACCCTGTATAAGAAATCGTCCATGCAGTTGATGAGCTTTGCGATTGGCCCACCGTTTATCACTTCCTCTAACTTGGTGATGACCTGTGAACACGTGACTAGTGATGTTGACGTGCCCTCCGGtggcgtgaacccgtgaaAGTAGAGGTAGGGCAGGGCGTCGTGGCAGTGATGAATTGATCCGCACTTGGAAACATTGTGCCTCGTGAAATCGTAACGCAGCCGGTCCAGTGACTCGCGGAGTGTATCGGCCAGGTAGACCACCCAGCTGAGGTATGTCTGGGCGAAGCATGGCGAGTACATTGCGTAAGCCCGGTGCGTGATGGGCGACAGCAGTTTTGTGCACTGCACATTGGTGATGTTGCAGCCCACCAGTGTGGACAGGGTCCCGGCGTGGTCATTGTCGTGTTTGGAGATAGGAGACTCGGAAACCCGTATGCCACCGACAGCGTCCAAGTCGTGGCGACCAAGATGGTCCCATTCAGGGCAGttgggatgtggagtggacaggGCCCTGCCCATGTCGGACAAGATGCCTATACCATCCTTGCGCATCTCACTCCCGAAATGCTGGAAGAACGACACGAGCTCCCCTGTAGTGCGCGGCGTTCGCCTGGTgatgcagttgaggtaagAAGACAACGTTATCAAGgggtcatcatcgccgctgcaGGATGGCGACAGGAGGTAATACAGGTAGCTGCCGTCTTTGGCGATCTTGGAGAAATCGCCCTTcctgaatcccatcctgataCGGCTCTTTAGGCAGACGTCACACGGGTCGAATAGGTGCGTCTTGAACTTGGAGTAGTACGCGTCAGTCAGAAAAGCCTGCAGCGGGGACTCAGCCGTGACATCCCGTCCAAACTGACAACCCATCCAACCACCACGGAATTTATCGCCAGCGCACTGCGAACGCAGAAACGCCAACTGGTGATAGCACGCGTAGACGTAGTCCTGCAGGCAACATAGCAGAGCACATCCATCGGGGTCTTGATCGTGATCGGTATCCATACGTTTAACAGTGCCAGATCTCGATGACTTTTGCTTCCAGCCCGGCTCAATGGCGGAGAGCACGGAACTTGAAAACATGGAGGCAAGTTTCAAAGCCTTAATTACATCCTCAGATTTCAGTTTGGAATTGTTGACGCAGAGTGTTGGATTTCCAGGTATGACGTCCGGCGCTTTCCCGAACGCCTCGTTAATGCATTTATCCAGGGTCGTAAGATGTTTTTGACTTCCAATCCCGACCAGCCAGCGAAGCATATCCCTGATAGTACGCGGCGCCTCGGCGGGGAACAACTCAATTTCTGGTATACCGTCAAAGTCGTCGGTGGGTGTATGGGTTGTCCAGGCAGGAAGACAGAAGTCTACAGTTGGGGACTTGAGGCTTTCCTCATCGAACGTCTCAAGATACGGTGACGAGGAGGATATATCCGGGTAGTTATAGGACAAAGGCGCGTTTATTTTatatgctgcagcaggtggcGGATGGTTTCTGAACCCGTCATTGTCGTCACTTCTGTCCGGTTTATATGCCATTTCGATATCAAAATCACTTTGAGGGAGAGGTAGCATTGGAGAACTGCCCCTTGCGTCAGCAGTGGCCGACCCATCGAACTCCGCCAAAAATGACATGGAAGGCGTCATATTCTCCATAAGTGGTATGGATGATGCATCGTCCAATGAGATGGAGTTTGCAAGCGCATGTACAATACGATTTTGCTCTACAGCGACATTATAGTCCTTTTCGGCTTCCCTGTTGAATTTCTCGATTTCCTTGCGGTGTTCCTCTTTCATCTTCTCCATAACATTTCTTGTGTTATCTTCAGTACGGTAATCTTCCATTATTCTATTATATAAATCCTCCATTCTTTTCTCTTCAGGGTCCTGAATGACGTTATCATAAGTCATTGCTTTACCGTCCAACTCGTGTACTACTTTGCCGTATAGGTCGTCGGAGGCTGCTTTTGACGTATCGGAAACTACTATGCAGTTGAAATCCTGGGGGCTTTGCATGAGATCCAAATCTTTCTGTTTAATATCTTGCAATATTTTCGTAACGTTCAACTTATGTTCTTTTACCTCATCGGCAAACTTCAACTTTTCAGCCATCCACGTGCT contains:
- a CDS encoding tRNA nucleotidyltransferase/poly(A) polymerase family domain containing protein, putative; this encodes MSGTEGSVEGIKLTESVVIVADLYRGGTSNKDGQNITIEITKEEEALFNLLKGCAVSNGLNMGMYKCNSEIPHADFRVAGGWVRDKLLKVESKDIDIALEHLTGVEFCNYLNAFTEKHMGFHKTVGVVKRRPEQSKHLETATLSILGLNVDFVNLRSEDYADDSRIPIMRIGSPLEDAMRRDFTINSLFYNISKNAIEDYTGKGIDDLKSQIIRTCSPAFGTFMDDPLRVIRAARFSARLGYALDEEIWNASSHPSILNQLANKPRIAQELDDMLTRGDVAKAFETMNHWGVLPHLVREHQCDLPSDQQISVGCKTMALVRDCLRIIGWDNINRKFLYLSAFCFPLSNEPPVGKCSYIEHVIKCRLKLPNKLASGAKTIVDGSEEFAALVNGLPSNTEEVRERIGIAIRHIGPLWMEALLLCMANEASDGDLHELKDKYEDLVATINQLGLQNAYSLKAPITGEELINLIPGLTRGPYFKEALELQIRLLLRSPHISKQELLQRVTQIIKDEM
- a CDS encoding -DDRGK domain-containing protein 1; translation: MDDDSGPPVSLAICGIVISLFVLIIAYIYYTGGICTSEIVGEQTEASNASLPTDTEQHSRSLTAKQLKKQELKEAKRRQRAIRDEERKERDQKKQEREDIYQQRREEKERQLHEDELKRADRAYEAYRNIVSSFVVETEGHEQQCKQFNVEDFINFVIWKKVTNLVELSAKFDLQQNEVVNRLDQLEAQGHLFGLLDERGRYIYISTTDMDTLQHYIVNSGRMHKIRNLVPFCNTALCMEPTEENASKLRAWEQSVQQYTMEV
- a CDS encoding -Vacuolar protein-sorting-associated protein 25; translation: MAVEPSGVVGNFRDFPPLYTEQINDATLSKQLEVWEGLICWQFNSNGLHIINSNIMDVYPFSNTKINRRVSRDFMVLIAQHMVERGFGFYLHSITEFCKLNDCSVWGALCFGKTGKSNKVRSLHEQEYQKIISKAKNGGSLVENLKERRKYMVTNTIAVGVFGKTIDETAEEVLCYLKLQLSGNQVETPYYLFYAERESTRQFRSWPEEHVAFIISTLATQKRIVVTANETVYCKNLNSKELGVQVI